One segment of Asterias rubens chromosome 2, eAstRub1.3, whole genome shotgun sequence DNA contains the following:
- the LOC117303643 gene encoding fibrinogen-like protein 1 gives MYEIDIGFDGGNAGDSFDSKRFSAFDSDNDDDSKNCAKTLGAGWWFSQCNGITSNLNGVYYNTSRRFSGKGYNGIYWSTWMEENLKATKMKIRQLN, from the exons ATGTATGAGATTGACATTGGCTTTGATGGTGGTAACGCTG gTGACAGTTTTGATTCCAAACGTTTCTCGGCGTTTGACAGCGACAACGACGACGACTCCAAGAATTGTGCCAAAACATTGGGTGCCGGTTGGTGGTTTTCTCAATGTAATGGAATAACGAGTAATCTGAATGGTGTATACTATAACACATCTAGGAGGTTCAGTGGCAAAGGGTACAATGGTATATACTGGTCAACATGGATGGAAGAAAACCTTAAAGCAACCAAAATGAAGATAAGACAACTTAATTGA